The Balaenoptera acutorostrata chromosome 15, mBalAcu1.1, whole genome shotgun sequence genome contains a region encoding:
- the CHP2 gene encoding calcineurin B homologous protein 2 isoform X2, whose product MGSRSSHAARIPDVDSIRRETGFSQASLLRLYHRFRALDWNEKGYLSRVDLQQIGALAVNPLGDRIIDSFFPDGSLHLDFPGFVRVLARFRPVDDEDNGNRDPKEPEPLNSRMNKLRFAFQLYDLDRDGKISRQEMLQVLRLMVGVQVTEEQLESIADRTVQEADEDGDGAVSFLEFAKSLEKMNIEQKMSIRILK is encoded by the exons ATGGGCTCCCGCAGCTCCCACGCCGCCAGGATCCCCGACGTGGACAGCATCCGGCGGGAGACCGGCT TCTCGCAGGCCAGTCTGCTCCGCCTCTACCACCGGTTCCGAGCGCTTGACTGGAATGAGAAGGGCTACCTCAG CCGCGTGGATCTACAGCAGATCGGGGCGCTGGCCGTGAACCCCCTGGGAGACCGCATTATAGACAGCTTCTTCCCTGACGG gagtCTGCACCTGGACTTCCCAGGCTTTGTCAGAGTCCTGGCTCGCTTTCGACCTGTAGATGATGAGGACAACGGAAACCGGGACCCCAAGGAACCCGAGCCCCTCAACAGCAGAATGAACAAACTTCGCT TTGCATTCCAGCTCTACGACCTGGATCGAGATGGAAAGATCTCCAGGCAAGAGATGCTGCAG GTACTCCGACTGATGGTTGGGGTACAGGTGACAGAAGAGCAGCTGGAGAGCATTGCCGACCGCACAGTGCAGGAAGCCGACGAAGATGGAGATGGCGCTGTGTCCTTTCTGGAGTTTGCCAAG TCCTTAGAGAAGATGAACATCGAGCAGAAAATGAGCATCCGGATCCTGAAATGA
- the CHP2 gene encoding calcineurin B homologous protein 2 isoform X1, translating into MERAPGSGRVPRVLAESPSACAPAVSQASLLRLYHRFRALDWNEKGYLSRVDLQQIGALAVNPLGDRIIDSFFPDGSLHLDFPGFVRVLARFRPVDDEDNGNRDPKEPEPLNSRMNKLRFAFQLYDLDRDGKISRQEMLQVLRLMVGVQVTEEQLESIADRTVQEADEDGDGAVSFLEFAKSLEKMNIEQKMSIRILK; encoded by the exons ATGGAGCGCGCCCCGGGGTCCGGCCGCGTCCCCAGAGTCCTCGCGGAGTCACCGTCCGCCTGCGCCCCCGCAGTCTCGCAGGCCAGTCTGCTCCGCCTCTACCACCGGTTCCGAGCGCTTGACTGGAATGAGAAGGGCTACCTCAG CCGCGTGGATCTACAGCAGATCGGGGCGCTGGCCGTGAACCCCCTGGGAGACCGCATTATAGACAGCTTCTTCCCTGACGG gagtCTGCACCTGGACTTCCCAGGCTTTGTCAGAGTCCTGGCTCGCTTTCGACCTGTAGATGATGAGGACAACGGAAACCGGGACCCCAAGGAACCCGAGCCCCTCAACAGCAGAATGAACAAACTTCGCT TTGCATTCCAGCTCTACGACCTGGATCGAGATGGAAAGATCTCCAGGCAAGAGATGCTGCAG GTACTCCGACTGATGGTTGGGGTACAGGTGACAGAAGAGCAGCTGGAGAGCATTGCCGACCGCACAGTGCAGGAAGCCGACGAAGATGGAGATGGCGCTGTGTCCTTTCTGGAGTTTGCCAAG TCCTTAGAGAAGATGAACATCGAGCAGAAAATGAGCATCCGGATCCTGAAATGA